The following nucleotide sequence is from Aneurinibacillus soli.
TAGACCAGATTATTAAAGAGTTCGATATGCTGCTCAAAGAAAAACGGCAGCTAGAAGAGCGTGTTGGGACGCTGAATGAGAAGCTTGCCCAATTCGCTAATATTGAGGAAACACTGAAGAAATCACTTGTTATGGCGCAGGAAGCGGCTGATGAATTGAAAGTGAATGCGCGTAAGGAAGCGCAGTTGATCGTGAAGGAAGCGGAAAAGAATGCGGATCGCCTTATTAATGATGCGCTGGCCAAATCCCGCAAGCTCGTATCCGAGATTGATGAATTGAAGCGCCGTGCGTCTGTTTATCGGATGCGTTTTCGCTCGATGTTAGAAGCGCAACTTGAGATGCTTGATGCGGGCGACTGGGAGAATTTCGAGAAGATTGAAGACGAACTGGCAAGCCCAGTAGAGGAGTAAACCGCTGTACAGACGCAGGTTGACGCGAGGGTGTGACTGTTCTATACTTTGGAGCATACACCGCGCTTTTTCAGGGATCGTATTAAAAGGCCTTCTCGTCCCGTCTTGCCGGACTTGAGAAGGCTCTTTTTGATAGAGAAAAGATACTATTAGCCTAGGAGTTGAACGAAAGATGGATTATAGCAAGACGCTGAATCTGCCAAAAACGGATTTCCCGATGCGCGGCAATCTGCCGACACGTGAGCCGCAGATGCAGGCATGGTGGGACGAACAGGATATGTATGTGAAAGTGCAGGAGCGTACAAAAGGCCGCCCGAAATTTATTCTGCATGATGGACCTCCGTATGCGAATGGTGACATCCACATCGGCCACGCATTGAATAAAGTGATTAAAGACATTATTGTTCGCTATAAATCAATGGCGGGGTTTGATGCGCCGTACGTGCCGGGCTGGGATACACATGGCTTGCCGATTGAACATGCGATCATTAAAAATGAAAAAATTGACCGCCATAAAGTCGGCGTCGTGGAATTCCGTGAGCGTTGTACCGAGTATGCATACAGCTATGTAGAAAAGCAGAAAGGTCAGTTCCAGCGTCTTGGCGTCCGTGGCGACTGGGCAAATCCATACGTAACGCTTAAGCCAGAATATGAAGCACGCCAGATTAAAGTATTCGGCGAAATGGCGAAAAAAGGCTATATCTATAAAGGTTTGAAAGCTGTCTACTGGTCACCGTCTTCCGAGACAGCACTGGCAGAAGCAGAAATTGAATACAAAGACAAACAGTCAACGTCCATCTATGTGGCATTCCCAGTTGTAGAAGGAAACGGGAAGCTTGCAGAAGGCGATAGTGTAGTGATTTGGACTACAACTCCATGGACCATTCCGGCTAACCTGGCGATCGCGATTCATCCGGATTTAGAATATTCACTCGTTCAAACAGAGGCTGGTCGCTTCCTGGTGGCATCTGGCCTGCTGGCTAGTGTAGCGAAAACAATCGGGTGGGAAAACGCTGAAACTGTTCAAACGTTCACGGGTGCAGAACTGCAAGGTGTTGTGTGCCGTCATCCGTTGTATGACCGAAAATCCCCGCTTCTGCCGGGTGAACACGTAACACTTGATGCCGGTACGGGCTGTGTTCACACTGCACCGGGACACGGAGAAGATGACTTTAACCTCGGTCAGAAATACGGTCTTGATGTGCTGTGTCCGGTTGATGAGCGCGGTATGATGACGAAAGAAGCACCGGGCTTTGAAGGCATGTTCTATGAGAAAGCCAATCCGGCTGTACTGGAGAAGCTGATAGAAGCAGGTGCGTTGCTGCATAAAAACACAATTACACACTCGTACCCGCATGACTGGCGTTCGAAGCAGCCGATCATTTTCCGCGCGACGGAGCAATGGTTCGCGTCAATCGATGGCTTCCGCGAGCAGATGCTTGAAGCAATCAAACAGGTGAAATGGGTGCCACACTGGGGCGAACAGCGTCTGCACAACATGATCGCAGACCGGGGAGACTGGTGTATTTCTCGCCAGCGTGTCTGGGGTGTGCCGATTCCAATCTTCTACTGCCGTGACTGTAATGAACCAGTCATTAATGATGCAACGATTGACCATGTCTCTGACTTATTCCGCCGCGAAGGCTCATCCGCTTGGTTCGCACGTGAGGTCGAAGAACTGATGCCGGAAGGAACGGTCTGCCCGAAATGCGGCGGCACACATTTCCGCAAAGAAACAGACATTATGGACGTATGGTTTGACTCTGGTTCGAGCCATGAAGCGGTGCTGCGTGAGCGTGAAGAACTGGCATGGCCGGCTGATCTGTACCTCGAAGGATCTGACCAATACCGTGGCTGGTTCAACTCATCGCTGTCTACATCCGTAGCCGTATACGGACAGGCTCCGTACAAAGGCGTATTAAGCCATGGCTTTACCCTTGATGGCGAAGGTCGCAAAATGTCGAAGTCAGTCGGCAACGTAATTGCGCCACAAAAAATCGCCGATCAGCTTGGCGCGGATATTCTGCGTCTCTGGGTATCATCAGCGGATTATCAGGCCGACGTTCGGATTTCCGATGGGATTCTGAAACAAATCGCGGAAACATACCGCAAAATCCGTAACACATTCCGCTTCCTGCTGAGCAATCTGGAAGGCTTCAATCCAGAAACAGATCTTGTGCCAGTTGCTGACATGGATGAGCTGGATCGTTATATGATGATCAAAAATCAGCATGTCATTGAAAAAGTGCGCAAAGCGTATGACGAATACCAGTTCCATACGGTATATCATACGATTCATAACTTCTGCACCGTGCAACTCAGTGCGCTCTATCTTGACATTTCTAAAGACCGTCTGTATGCGGATGCGAGCAAAGATGTACGCCGCCGCTCAGCTCAGACAGTTATGTATACAATTCTGCTTGATCTCGTACGCTTGCTTACGCCGATTATTCCGCATACAGCAGATGAGGTATGGAAATACATTCCGGGCACAGACGTGATCAGCGTACAGCTGACTGACATGCCGGATGTACAGGCGGATGTGTTCGATGATGCGCTCGAAGCGAAATGGGACGGCATCGTTGAAATTCGGGATGAAATACTTAAGGCACTCGAAGAAGCACGCCGTGATAAAGTGATTGGACAGTCGCTCGCAGCATCCGTTGCGATTTATCCAGAAGCATTGGTAGCAGAAGCACTTGCACCGGTAGCGGAAGCATTGCCGGAGTTGCTGATTGCATCTCATGTGGAGTTGCATGCAGCAGGTGAGGCGGCACCGGATAATGCGGTAGCACTTGAAGGGCTCAAAGTAGTTGTGCAACCAGCAGACGGTGAGAAATGTGAACGCTGCTGGATCATTACACCGGAAGTTGGCCAGATCGAGGAGCACTCGACATTGTGCCCGCGCTGTGCGACAGTTGTAGCAGCTGAACATGCATAATAAATAAAAGAGAGAAACGAGGAGGAAAAGACGTTTTTTCCTCCTTTTTTCTGCACATAAAATGAAGGAGTGTGCGGGAATGTTGTATTATATGATCGCGCTGCTGGTCGTTCTCATTGACCAAGGAACAAAGTGGCTAATTGTTAAAACCATGACCATCGGTGAGTCCATTCCGCTCTGGGAAGGTGTGTTTAATCTGACTTCACACCGCAACCGGGGAGCAGCCTTTGGGATTTTGCAGAATCGGCGAGTGTTTTTTATCATCATTACGATTGTGATTATTGTGGGGATTATCTGGTACATGCGCAAAGTAATGCGTGATAACAAACTGCTTGCCTTGGCGCTTGCGTTGATCTTGGGTGGGGCGATTGGTAATTTTTATGATCGCTTGCTGACAGGTGAAGTGGTTGATTTCTTTGATTTTACTTTGATTCACTACCCGATCTTTAATGTGGCGGATTCAGCCATTGTAATTGGGGTTGGATTGTTTATTCTTGATGTGATACGCGATATGGTAGTACAACGACAGGAGAAAAATGGATGAATAATGAACTACGTTATGAATTGTATGATTGGACGATCGAACCGGTGGATGCCGGGGAGCGAGTAGATAAATTTCTGACAGGTGTTCAGGAGGAAGGCTGGTCGCGCAGCCAGCTGCAGGGCTGGCTCAAAGACGGTCTGATTTCGGTGAACGGAAAGGCTGTCAAAGGAAGCTATCGCTTAAAAGAAGATGACGAAATCGTGTTGCGTGTTCCGCCCGCTCGCGAGATGGATATTGCTGGTGAGCCGATGGATCTCGAAATTGTATATGAAGACAGTGATGTAGTCGTCGTGAATAAACAGCGCGGCCTTGTGGTTCATCCGGCACCGGGTCATTACAGCGGCACGCTTGTGAACGGCCTGCTTGCCCACTGCAAAGACCTATCCGGCATTAATGGCGTGATGCGCCCAGGGATTGTCCATCGGATTGATAAAGATACATCCGGTTTGTTAATGGTGGCTAAAAATGATAAAGCACATGAATCACTTGCCCAACAGCTTAAAGACCATACGGTAACTCGTCGCTATGTGGCACTCGTACACGGTGTCATCGGCCACGAAAAAGGAACCATTGATGCACCAATTGGCCGCGATCTGAAAAATCGTCAGCAGATGGCGGTCGTATTCGAGAACAGCAAACCTGCCGTATCTCACTTTGTTGTGTTAGAGCGCATGAAAGAACATACGCTAGTCGAATTGAAACTGGAGACAGGCCGCACACACCAAATTCGCGTGCATATGAAATACATCGGCTATCCACTCGTCGGCGACCCAAAATACGGCCCGAAAAGCGAATTGCCAATCGACGGCCAGGCACTGCACGCCCGCGCCCTTGGCTTCACCCACCCAACAACCGGCGAGCGCTTCGAATTCGAAGCACCACTCCCGGATGATATGGAACAACTTCTGGCACACGTACGTCAGCTATAAGAACGTAGGGAGGGATAAACAAAGAGTATGAAGAGTGAAGAAGAGAGAAAGTAAGAAGCCTTTTATGCGTTTTACCTAGCATAAGGAGGCTGAGCGACGGGCCTTTGCCCGCAACTTCTTCTTTGAGAATTTGCTTCGGAAGCGCTTTGCGAGCGAGTCGATCAGACTCCTGGAGCGGACAGTTTATGCTTCCCTGCCAGCGCATAAACAGCGCCGAACTTTTCTCTTCTTCACTCCACCACTACACTTTGTCTACATCCATTCTCACCCGGTGATTTTGTTGTTGACAGTTCGCCCACCCCATGCCATAATTGTTTTAACTACAAAGCAACCTTTAATTCAGTCCTGTGAGGCTGGTAAGGAGACCGGATGCGTTCGGCACATGATACAGAAGGAGTCTGTGTATTCAGGCTATACTCTGAGTTGTGTTGTGCGCAAAAGAGCTTACTGCCACCTGCAGTAAGCTCTTTTTTGTGTCACTCACATAAGTTATGGACAAACTAAACCGAACGACAAAGGAGAAGATAGCGTGAACGAGTGGAAAGAAAAAAACGTCCTGCTCGATGAACCGGCTATGCGCCGGGCGCTGACACGCATTGCACACGAGATTCTCGAACGCAACAGGGGCGTGAATGACTGCATTCTAATCGGAATTCGAACGCGCGGCATTTACATTGCGGAGCGTCTAGCCGAGCGCATCTACCAGATTGAAGGTGAGCGTATTGCAGTGGGAGAGCTAGACATTACGCTGTACCGTGATGATTTGTCACATAAGGTAGAGCAGCCGGTTGTAAACGGCAGCCATATCACGGAAGATGTTACCGACAAAAAAGTAATTCTCGTCGATGATGTGCTCTACACCGGACGTACCGTGCGTGCTGCGCTTGATGCCATTATGGATACAGGGCGCCCACTGATGATTCAGCTGGCAGTACTTGTTGACCGCGGCCATCGTGAACTGCCGATTCGTCCCGATTATGTTGGCAAGAACGTACCAACATCGAAAGAAGAGATGATCGTCGTGGAGCTGTCCGAAGTAGATGGGCGCGAGCGCGTAGCGATTATGGAAAAAGCATGATGAATACTATCACACAACACCTTTAAGTGGATTCTGTGAGATCCATAAGGGAAGGAGCAAACGAACATTATGAAGAAAGATTTTGTAGATGTACATGAAACTCCGGCGCTGCACAAGCTATTGCCGTTGAGCCTGCAACACTTGTTCGCCATGTTTGGCGCAACGGTGCTTGTCCCGTTGATTACAGGCCTTGATGTATCCGTGGCCCTTTTGACAAGCGGGATTGGAACACTCTTGTTCCTATTGATTACGAAAGGAAAGCTGCCGAACTATCTCGGTTCTTCCTTCGCCTTTATCGGTCCGATCATGACCGTGATGAAAAGTCAGGGAATTGGAGCCGCCATGCTTGGCTGTATGATGGCCGGTGTCCTATATTTGATCGTGGCACTAATTGTAAAAATATCTGGTGTTAATTGGCTGAACCGCCTGCTTCCACCGGTCGTGATCGCTTCGATTATTGTGGTGATTGGATTAAGTCTTTCCGGTGTTGCGATTGGCTGGGCCGTTAATGATCCGGTTCTATCAACACCTCTCAAACCAGTTTACTCGCTTAAAGCGATTGAAATTGCAGCCGTTACGATGTTTACAACTGTTATTGCGATGATTTTCTTCCGGGGATTTTTATCCGTAATCCCGATTCTTACAGGTATGATTGTCGGGTATGTATACACAGCACTGCGCAGTCCGCAGTGGATTGACATGACGAAAGTTCATGAAGCACCATGGTTTGTGACACCGAGCATGTGGATGAACAAGCACTTTGTGACCGGGCAGGTACTCGATGCCTTCACATCATCCTCTGCATGGCTTGCTGCACTGATTGTTGCACCAGTCGCATTCGTAACGTTAGCTGAGCACCTTGGCCACCTGCTTGTTACATCGAACATTATGCAACGTGACCTAATGCGTGATCCAGGCTTGCATCGCTCCTTGCTTGGAGATGGGGTTGCGATCATGCTGGCTTCCTTCCTTGGTGGACCACCAAGTACCACATACGGTGAGAATATGGGCGTACTTGCGATTACAAAAGTGTACAGCCGTGTCGTAATCGGAGGGGCAGCCGTACTGGCGATCATCTTCGCCTTCGTTGGTAAGATTGGCGCATTCCTTATGACGATTCCCCATCCGGTACTCGGGGGTGTAACAGTCGTCCTGTTCGGGATCATTGCTGCACAGGGGATGCGGATGTACGTCGAACATAAGATTGATTTTTCCCACAAGCGCAACATGGTGATCTCAGCAATCGTGCTGGTAACTGGAATTGGTGGGTTTAAAATGGACTTCCATGAAATTAAATTCAGTAACTTCCTGGCCCACCTGACAATTGATAACATCGCGATGGCCACGATTCTTGGGGTATTCCTGCATGCGATTCTGCCGAATAAGGAAGTCGCATTCGGTGAGTCCGCCGCTGAACTTCATAAGCAAGTGTCATAAACGCAATCCTTTAAAACAGTCCTGTGAGTCTGGTAAGGATGCCGTGAACGATGAAACGTAAAACTGCAAGCAAGCGTATAGCCATCCTGTCCGGTGAGACAGAAGCTCTGTGCAATGCTCGCCTCTCATCACACAGGGCTTCTTACCTTCACACAGGTTGAGAAGCCCTGTGTGTTTTGCTACATACTAACATTTAGGAGAGTGATATATATGGGAACCATTCTAAAAAACGGAAAGTTGTTAGTTAATGGAGAAATCGTGGCGCTGGACATTCTGGTAGCCGGAAATAAAATTGTAAAAATTGCTCCGCAGATTGAAGGGGCAGACTACAAGATCGTAGACGTATCCGGCAAACTCGTCACACCAGGATTTATCGACATGCACGTTCATTTGCGTGAACCGGGTTTTGAAGCGAAAGAAACGATTGCGACTGGAACTGCATCGGCAGCACGCGGCGGCTTCACAACGGTAGCCTGCATGCCAAACACCCGTCCGGTTATTGATACACCGGCCACAGTCGAACTTATCCTCCAAAAAGCAAAAGAAGAAGGCAGCGTCCGTGTTCTGCCGATGGGTGCGATCTCAGTACGTGAGCTTGGCAAAGAGCTGACTGATATGGCAGCATTGAAAGAAGCAGGAGTGGTGGCGCTCTCGGATGATGGAGTAGGCGTACAGTCGAGCAAAATGATGAAAGACGCGATGCACATCGCAGTCGAACTCGGTCTGCCAATCGTCGCGCATTGCGAAGATGACAGCCTGATCGAAGGTGGCTGTGTTCACGAAGGCGTGTTTAGTGAGAAGCAAGGGCTTAAAGGTATCCCATCGGAAGCAGAAACGATCCACATTGGCCGCGACATTATCCTGGCAGAAGCAACTGGTGCACACTACCACATCTGTCACATCAGTACAGCAGATGGTGTCCGTCTCGTGCGTGATGCGAAACAGCGTGGGGTAAAGGTAACAGCAGAAGTATGCCCACACCACCTCATCCTGTGCGATGAAGACATCCCGGGTGATGATGCGAACTACAAAATGAACCCGCCGCTTCGCTCACAGCGTGACCGTGATGCGCTCGTAGCAGGATTGAAAGATGGCACCATTGATATGGTCGTAACGGATCATGCACCGCATACAGCCGAAGAGAAACAACGCGGTATGGCACTTGCTCCATTTGGTATCGTCGGACTGGAAACAGCCTTCCCGCTCATGTATACGAAGTTTGTTAAAACCGGAGCGTTCACGCTTCAGGAAGTGGTGGATCGGATGACGAAAGTTCCGGCAGACGTATTCAACTTGCCATACGGCACAATAGAAGAAGGTGCGATCGCCGACATTACAGTCATTGACCTGGAGACAGAAAAAGAAGTAGATCCACAAACATTTGCAAGTAAAGGACATAACACACCATTCACAGGCTGGAAGCTTGCAGGCTGGCCGGTGCTTACGATGGTAGACGGTGTGATTGCATGGCAGGCAGATGATCTGAACGGAAAAGGAGAGGTTCACTAATGGCAGTAAAAGCGAGACTCATACTCGAAGATGGAACCGTATTTGAAGGAAAATCATTCGGCGCCACCGGCGAATCGTTCGGTGAAGTCGTATTCAATACAGGAATCACAGGCTATCAGGAAGTATTATCTGACCCGTCATACTGCGGGCAAATCGTAACAATGACCTACCCGATGATTGGCAACTATGGCATCAGCCGTGATGATTTTGAATCGCTTCGCCCGTTTGTTCATGGCTTCGTCGTTCGTGAACATTGCGAAGTGCCGAACAACTGGCGCAGCGAGCAGACGATTGATGATCTGCTCAAAGAATACAACATCCCGGGGATTTCCGAAGTGGATACTCGCAAGCTGACCCGCATTATCCGTCAGCACGGTACACTCAAGGGAATCATCACAACTTCTGAGGAGCCGGTAGAAGCGATCCTTGCAAAAATGAATCAGCCGCTGATGGAAGATCAAGTGGCTCGCGTATCGACGAAAAACATGTTCCCGGTGCCAGGACGCGGCCCGCGCATCGCACTCGTTGACTTCGGTGCAAAGTACGGGATTCTGCGTGAGCTGACGAACCGTGGCTGCGATGTGATTGTCGTACCGTATAACGTCACAGCAGACGAAATCCGTCGTATCCGCCCGGACGGCATTCTGCTTTCGAACGGACCTGGGGACCCGAAAAGCGTGCCACAGGCGATTGAGATGATTCAAAATATACTGGGTGAATATCCACTGTTTGGCATCTGCTTAGGCCACCAATTGTTCGCACTCGCTTGCGGTGCAGACACAGAAAAGCTGAAATTTGGCCATCGCGGCGGCAACCATCCAGTAAAGGAACTCGCAACGGGCCGCACGCACATTACATCGCAAAACCATGGCTACACCGTAAATATTGAGTCAGTAGCTAGCACGGACCTTGAGATCAGTCATGTCGCCCTCAATGACGGAACCGTCGAAGGGCTTTCCCATAAAACACACAGTGCCTTCTCGGTACAGTACCACCCGGAAGCAGCACCGGGCCCGTATGATTCGAACTATCTGTTTGATCGTTTCTTAGAGAACGTAGCAACATTCGTGAAGGAGGACAAAAAATCATGCCGCGCTTAACAGACGTTAAAAAAATCCTCGTAATTGGTTCTGGTCCAATTGTAATTGGTCAGGCTGCTGAATTTGACTATGCAGGCACACAGGCGTGCCAGGCACTGAAAGAAGAAGGTTTTGAAGTTATTCTCGTGAACAGCAACCCGGCAACGATTATGACCGACACGAATATGGCAGACAAAGTATACATCGAGCCATTAACAAAAGATTTTCTCGCTCGCATCATCCGTCAGGAGAAGCCGGATGGTCTACTTGCTACACTCGGCGGTCAGACAGGTCTGAACCTTGCAATTGAGCTTGATGAAGCTGGCATTTTGCAAGAAGAAAACGTGCGTCTGCTCGGCACAGATCTGACTGCGATCAAAAAAGCGGAAGACCGTGAACTGTTCCGCTCGCTGATGCAAGAAATTAATGAACCTGTTCCACCGAGCGACATCATCCATACAATCGAAGATGCGGTTGCTTTCGCTAACACGATCGGCTACCCGATCATCGTGCGTCCGGCTTACACACTTGGCGGCACAGGCGGCGGGATTGCGGCAAGTGAAGAGGAGTTGCGTGAAATCGTCGCAAGCGGCCTGAAATACAGCCCAATCACGCAATGTCTGGTTGAGAAAAGCATCGCAGGCTTTAAAGAGATTGAATATGAAGTAATGCGTGACGCCAATGACAATGCCATCGTTGTATGTAACATGGAAAACATCGACCCGGTCGGCATTCATACAGGCGACAGTATTGTAGTCGCACCAAGTCAGACAATCTCGGACCGCGAGTATCAAATGCTTCGCTCCGCATCGCTCAAAATCATTCGTGCCCTGAACATTCAAGGTGGATGTAACGTCCAGCTTGCTCTTGACCCGGATAGCTTTCAGTACTACATCATTGAAGTAAATCCGCGCGTTAGCCGTTCTTCAGCACTTGCGTCCAAAGCGACAGGCTACCCGATTGCCAAAATGGCGGCAAAAATCGCGGTTGGCTATAATTTAGATGAATTACAAAATCCGGTTACAAAGCAGACATACGCTTGCTTTGAACCGACACTTGACTATATCGTATCGAAAATTCCGCGCTGGCCGTTTGACAAGTTTATCTCGGCTAATCGCAAGCTCGGTACACAGATGAAAGCAACAGGCGAAGTCATGGCAATCGGTCGCACGCTTGAAGAATCGCTCCACAAGGCGGTTCGTTCACTCGAGATCGGTCTGCATAGTCTTGACCTGCCAGAAGCAAAAGAGCTGGCGCAGGAAGAACTCGAACGTCGCCTTGTGAAAGCGGACGACGAGCGCCTGTTCCTCGTCGTGGAAGGCATGCGTCGTGGCATGACAGATGAACAAATTCATGAATTAACGAAAATCGATTACTTCTTCCTCGCCAAATTCCGCAACATCGTGAATTTTGAAGCGAGCTTGAAGCAAGAAGCGGGCACACCGGATTATGAAACACTTCGCCAGGCGAAGCGCATAGGTTTGACCGACCGTCGCATCGCTGATTTAACGGGTACGATCGAAGCCGACATTACAGCGGCCCGCAAACAAGCAGGGCTTGTCCCAGTATACAAAATGGTAGACACATGCGCCGCTGAATTTGAAGCAGCAACGCCGTACTACTACTCAACATACGAAGAAGAAGATGAGCGCGAAGAAACGAACAAAAAACGCGTCATCGTACTTGGCTCCGGCCCAATCCGTATCGGTCAGGGGATTGAGTTCGACTACTCGACTGTACATGCCGTATGGGCACTCAAAGAAATGGGCTACGAAGCGGTTATCGTAAACAATAACCCGGAGACCGTTTCAACTGACTTCAGTACATCGGACCGCCTGTATTTTGAGCCGCTGTATCTTGAAGATGTGCTGCACATTATCGAAAAAGAAAAACCAGAAGGCGTCATCGTGCAATTCGGTGGTCAGACAGCGATCAACCTGGCAGCTGGACTCGAAGCAGCTGGTGTCAAAATTCTCGGAACAGATCTTGAAAATATCGACGCCGCAGAAGACCGCGAGAAGTTCGAGAAACTGCTTCGCTCTCTCGACATCGCACAACCGCCAGGCAAAACAGTTACATCTGTAGAAGCCGCTGTGGAAGCTGCAAACGGACTCGGCTACCCGGTACTCGTTCGTCCGTCGTACGTACTTGGCGGACGCGCGATGGAAATCGTGTATAATGAAAGTGAATTGCTAACATACATGAAAGAAGCGGTTAAAATCAACCCGGATCATCCAGTACTTGTTGATACGTACCTGATGGGTGCGGAAGTAGAAGTAGATGGCATTAGCGATGGCGAAAATGTCCTCATCCCGGGCATCATGGAGCACATTGAACGCGCAGGCGTACACTCCGGTGACTCGATTGCGGTCTATCCGACACAGACGATTGCCCAGGAGCTGAAGGACGAACTGATCGATATGACAACCCGCATTGCCCGCGGTTTGAACATCAAAGGATTGCTTAACATTCAGTTCGTTATTCATAAGAACAAAGCATATGTACTTGAAGTTAACCCGCGTTCATCACGTACTGTACCGTTCTTAAGCAAAATTACAAATCTGCCGATGGCAAACATCGCAACGAGAATTATTCTGGGAGCAACGATTCCGGAACTTGGCTACACACCTGGCTACCATCCAGAAGCTGATCACGTATCGGTTAAAGTGCCGGTGTTCTCGTTTGCCAAACTGCGCCGTGTCGATACAACGCTCGGACCAGAAATGAAATCAACCGGGGAAGTAATGGGTCGCGATAAAAATCTGGCCAAAGCATTGTACAAAGGCTTGATTGCATCCGGCATGAAAATCCCGACACACGGCTCTCTGCTTGTAACGGTAGCGGATAAAGATAAAGAAGAAGCGTGTGACATCATCAAAGGCTTCAGTGTGCTCGGCTTCAAAAT
It contains:
- the carB gene encoding carbamoyl-phosphate synthase large subunit, which produces MPRLTDVKKILVIGSGPIVIGQAAEFDYAGTQACQALKEEGFEVILVNSNPATIMTDTNMADKVYIEPLTKDFLARIIRQEKPDGLLATLGGQTGLNLAIELDEAGILQEENVRLLGTDLTAIKKAEDRELFRSLMQEINEPVPPSDIIHTIEDAVAFANTIGYPIIVRPAYTLGGTGGGIAASEEELREIVASGLKYSPITQCLVEKSIAGFKEIEYEVMRDANDNAIVVCNMENIDPVGIHTGDSIVVAPSQTISDREYQMLRSASLKIIRALNIQGGCNVQLALDPDSFQYYIIEVNPRVSRSSALASKATGYPIAKMAAKIAVGYNLDELQNPVTKQTYACFEPTLDYIVSKIPRWPFDKFISANRKLGTQMKATGEVMAIGRTLEESLHKAVRSLEIGLHSLDLPEAKELAQEELERRLVKADDERLFLVVEGMRRGMTDEQIHELTKIDYFFLAKFRNIVNFEASLKQEAGTPDYETLRQAKRIGLTDRRIADLTGTIEADITAARKQAGLVPVYKMVDTCAAEFEAATPYYYSTYEEEDEREETNKKRVIVLGSGPIRIGQGIEFDYSTVHAVWALKEMGYEAVIVNNNPETVSTDFSTSDRLYFEPLYLEDVLHIIEKEKPEGVIVQFGGQTAINLAAGLEAAGVKILGTDLENIDAAEDREKFEKLLRSLDIAQPPGKTVTSVEAAVEAANGLGYPVLVRPSYVLGGRAMEIVYNESELLTYMKEAVKINPDHPVLVDTYLMGAEVEVDGISDGENVLIPGIMEHIERAGVHSGDSIAVYPTQTIAQELKDELIDMTTRIARGLNIKGLLNIQFVIHKNKAYVLEVNPRSSRTVPFLSKITNLPMANIATRIILGATIPELGYTPGYHPEADHVSVKVPVFSFAKLRRVDTTLGPEMKSTGEVMGRDKNLAKALYKGLIASGMKIPTHGSLLVTVADKDKEEACDIIKGFSVLGFKIMATEGTAKYLEQEGMQVTRVRKVTEDAPNMLDIIREGEASFVLNTLTKGKLPARDGFRIRREAAENGVVCFTSLDTAHALLKVLEAITFTAESMPHFEDAK
- a CDS encoding carbamoyl phosphate synthase small subunit, with protein sequence MAVKARLILEDGTVFEGKSFGATGESFGEVVFNTGITGYQEVLSDPSYCGQIVTMTYPMIGNYGISRDDFESLRPFVHGFVVREHCEVPNNWRSEQTIDDLLKEYNIPGISEVDTRKLTRIIRQHGTLKGIITTSEEPVEAILAKMNQPLMEDQVARVSTKNMFPVPGRGPRIALVDFGAKYGILRELTNRGCDVIVVPYNVTADEIRRIRPDGILLSNGPGDPKSVPQAIEMIQNILGEYPLFGICLGHQLFALACGADTEKLKFGHRGGNHPVKELATGRTHITSQNHGYTVNIESVASTDLEISHVALNDGTVEGLSHKTHSAFSVQYHPEAAPGPYDSNYLFDRFLENVATFVKEDKKSCRA